CGAGGACCTGCTTGGATGCTTCGCCTCCGAGCGCCCTCGGAAGATGGGCCGGCAGCCACACGCCTAAAGACACCCAGAGGTTACCAGGTATTGCCGGAACCGGCCGCCCCGATCCGGCACACAGCTTGCAGTGCACTATTTGAGATCCCCAGCGGTAGGATTTTCCGCGTTACGTTGAGGGGCAGCAGTGGGCTTCCGTGGTGACTGGTTTGGGAGTCGGGAGAActaagttgggggtggggggtcttTGGCTCTTGGGCAGGATAGGGAAGTTCTCCAGCTTCCTTTCTCAGTTCAACTAACTTTTAAttgtctcttctcccctccccacccctccaaaaAAATAACGCCCCAGCCTAAACCTTAATTGTGTCTCTGCTCTGACGGGAGTTTCTGGGAGGGCTTGGGGTAAAAGTGAGGGGACGCTTCTGCCTGGTCTACTGCTGCTAAGGCTGCGAGTCCTTAATGCAGAGCCAGTTTCCCGCCCCGGCTGGCCAGTTGCGCGCCTTGCTAGGGAGAGAGAGTTGGAGTTATCCCAGGGTCTTATTAAGCGAATATGAACCTTGTTTGGAAGGGAAATGAGCATCGAAGGGCCACTTGGCGAAGCTAGTGTTGGTTGTATCAGACTCGGCTGTCACTGAGCCTTGAACTGCCATGTAACGCCTTGTCCCCTGGAAATATTGTCTCTGATCCACCCGAAGTGACAATCCAGGCTTTCCTCTCCTTTGATCGCGTCGAGGTTTGTTCAAGCTTCCTGGAGGCCGCCGAATGTAATGAGAGCTGAGGATCCAGGGGGCGGCAGGGCAGAGGCTGCTCTATAGATGCCACAGGGGCCCAGAGAGAGGACACGGATAAGAAATTGTGTGAGGGAGTAAGATCGTGTACCCTCTGAAAGCACTGTAATAGGGAACTCGCTGTACGTGGACAAAAGGGGCCATACTATGGCCTCTGGTGATTTTTTAGGGCAAAGCATAGCCTTGGCCAATGCGCTTGAAATGTAGCTGTGGAAAGATCACTGTTTGTTTCCTAGGGAGTGAGCCACTTTCCTTGTTTTCGCTTAGTGGCATTGTCGCAAAAATTTCTTTCCGCTTCCTTTTTCTGGATTTTCAACTTACTGAATATTTTCCCTCATTGTGGCATTCTGTTGACTGGAGGTGAAGTTAGAAATTTTACCGCAGGCTCAACCTGGGATTTCGACTTTCAACACTCCCAAAGATTACCTAGTCCTCCGATTAGCTATATGGTGGGGCAGCTTTTCCTCATAAAGATATAGAGATATCGAAataaattaggggaaaaaagtcaCAGAAGGTGGTACACATCAAGCTAAAAAATTTGACTTTTGAAGTCTGCCAATGAAGATCCCCAAGAATTGTTCATTTCTGTGTACTGTTTCTGGGTTTAACACCCTTGCCTGTACTTACTTTCTTATCGTCATGGAAATGACAGGAAAACCGTTTTTAAACGATTACCATCTTCAATCATGTTTTTAAGCTACCTACCTATCTGAGACCAGAACCACTCAGTTCAGCAAgcaggttttttaaaaactgaaacatcCTATTTTGGTGCAACTGTGTATACGACAttgtatatttttcactttttcaaaaaaaaattataattacagtAACAAAATATCTAATGGCAAGGATTAGGGAGAAGGGATTTCGTTTTGCTTTAATGACCTGCGTTTCAACCAATAATGAATTTCCCCAAGGAAACCACAGACAccatgaaaataactttttaaagggtttttgGGGTTACTTTTTAACCAAAATCAATCTATCTCCAAGCAAATGAGAATTATATCTCTTTAAATTTGAGTTTCTATGCCAAGCCCGTTTTCCATAACTTTTATAATCTGTACTAGTTACAACTGTCATTACTACCTAATTTCTAGCAGGCAAGCCATTTTATTCCAACAGCTTCTATAAATCCGGGATAAGGTCCTGGGTTTCTTAGGAATTCACTGCTTTTGAGCAAAATACACAGTTAATTCACTTTAAATGTTTAGAAGTGCAAATTCCTGCATTTCTAAAGGATGACCTTGAAGGAAATTAAGAGATGACTTTCTTGTGTTCAACACTTGGTCACTTTTTCCCGTAATAACCATGTCTTAGAAAGTTATTCTAATTCTTTGGTTAGCGACTCACCCCACCCCTCTATTTTAGTCTGAAAAGGCTCAAGTCAAcgctttctcctttcccttccagtGTCCAAGGCAGACCTGTAGGGCTCGGCCCGGGGTTCTGCGGCGGAGATGGCATCCAGTCCGCTGCCGGGGCCCAACGACATCCTGCTGGCGTCGCCGTCGAGCGCCTTCCAGCCCGACGCGCTGAGCCAGCCGCGGCCAGGGCACGCCAACCTCAAACCCAACCAGGTGGGCCAGGTGATCCTCTACGGCATTCCCATCGTGTCGTTGGTGATCGACGGGCAGGAGCGCCTGTGCCTGGCGCAGATCTCCAACACTCTGCTCAAGAACTTCAGCTACAACGAGATCCACAACCGCCGCGTGGCGCTGGGCATCACGTGTGTGCAGTGCACGCCGGTGCAACTGGAGATCCTGCGGCGTGCCGGGGCCATGCCCATCTCATCGCGCCGCTGCGGCATGATCACCAAACGCGAGGCCGAGCGTCTGTGCAAGTCGTTCCTGGGCGAAAACAGGCCGCCCAAGCTGCCAGACAATTTCGCCTTCGACGTGTCACACGAGTGCGCCTGGGGCTGCCGCGGCAGCTTCATCCCCGCGCGCTACAACAGCTCGCGCGCCAAGTGCATCAAATGCAGCTACTGCAACATGTACTTCTCGCCCAACAAGTTCATTTTCCACTCCCACCGCACGCCCGACGCCAAGTACACTCAGCCAGACGCAGCCAACTTCAACTCGTGGCGCCGTCATCTCAAGCTCACCGACAAGAGTCCCCAGGACGAGCTGGTCTTTGCCTGGGAGGACGTCAAGGCCATGTTCAACGGCGGCAGCCGCAAGCGCGCCCTGCCCCAGCCTGGCGCGCACCCCGCCTGCCACCCGCTCAGCTCTGTCAAGGCGGCGGCGGTGGCTGCCGCGGCCGCGGTGGCTGGAGGCGGGGGTCTGCTGGGCCCCCACTTGCTGGGtgcgcccccgccgccgccgccaccaccgCCGCCCTTGGCGGAGCTGGCGGGTGCCCCGCACGCCCATCACAAGCGGCCGCGCTTCGACGACGACGAGGACTCGTTGCAGGAGGCCGCCGTAGTAGCCGCAGCCAGCCTCTCGGCCGCAGCCGCCAGCCTCTCTGTGGCCGCTGCTTCCGGCGGCGCGGGGACTGGCGGGGGCGGCGCTGGGGGCGGCTGTGTGGCCGGCGTGGGCGTGGGCGTGGGCGCGGGCGCGGGGGCGGGCGCCGGGGCCGGGGCCAAAGGCCCGCGCAGCTATCCAGTCATCCCGGTGCCCAGCAAAGGCTCGTTCGGGGGCGTCCTGCAGAAGTTCCCGGGCTGCGGCGGGCTCTTCCCGCACCCCTACACCTTCCCCGCCGCGGCCGCCGCCTTCAGCTTGTGCCACAAGAAAGAGGACGCGGGCGCCGCCGCGGAGGCCCTGGGGGGCGCGGGCGCAGGCGGTGCGGGCGCTGCGCCCAAGGCCGGCTTGTCCGGCCTTTTCTGGCCCGCGGGCCGCAAGGACGCCTTCTATCCTCCTTTCTGCATGTTCTGGCCTCCGCGAACCCCTGGCGGGCTCCCGGTGCCCACCTACCTGCAGCCCCCGCCTCAGCCGCCCTCAGCGCTGGGCTGCGCGCTCGGCGAAAGCCCGGCACTGCTGCGTCAGGCCTTCCTGGACCTGGCTGAGCCCGGCGGCGCGGCTGGCAGCGCCGAGGCCGCGCCCCCGTCAGGGCAGCCCCCACAGGTCCTGGCCAACGGCCCGGGCTCGGGCCCACCGCCTCCTGCCGGGGGCGCCGGCTCTCGCGACGCGCTCTTCGAGTCGCCCCCGGGCGGCAGCGGCGGGGACTGCAGTGCGGGTTCCACGCCGCCCGCTGACTCTGTGGCAGCTGCCGGAGCAGGGGCCGCGGCTGCCGGGGCTGGCCCCGCGGGCTCCCGGGTTCCGGcgccccaccacccccaccttcTGGAGGGGCGCAAAGCAGGCGGTGGCAGCTACCACCATTCCAGCGCCTTCCGGCCAGTGGGCGGCAAGGACGACGCGGAGAGCCTGGCCAAGCTGCACGGGGCGTCGGCGGGCGCGCCCCACTCGGCCCAGACacatccccaccaccaccaccatcctcaccaccaccatcaccaccacacccCCCCGCAGCCGCCGTcaccgctgctgctgctgcccccgCAGCCCGACGAGCCGGGTTCCGAGCGCCACCACccggccccgccgccgccgccgccccctcCGCCCCCTCTGGCCCCGCACCCGCACCACCGAGGCCTTCTGTCCCCGGCGGGAACCAGCTGCAGCTATCCCAGCGAGGACAGCTCCGAGGACGAGGACGACGAGGAAGAAGAGCAGGAGGTGGACGTGGAGGGCCACAAGCCCCccgagggagaggaagaggaggtggaaaGTCGAGACCTTGACGACGACGAGGAAGAGGACGAGGAGACGGGGGTCCTACTCGGGGACCCCTTAGTCGGGGGCGGCCGGTTCCTCCACGGCCGAGGGCAGTCGGAGAAGGGGAGCAGCCGGGACCGCGCGCCGGCCGTCGCGGGCGCGTTCCCGCTGGGCCTGAACTCCTCCAGGCTGCTGCAGGAGGACGGGAAACTCGGGGACCCCGGCTCGGacctgcccccgcccccgccgccacCCCTGGCCCCCCAGAAGGCGAgtggcggcggcagcagcagcccGGTCAGCCCAGTTCACCATCCATCACTGGAGGAGCAGCCCTCCTACAAAGATGTAAATATCCCCTTTAGGCTCCTTcaagctaattattattatttaaatgcaCCTTTAGGCTGAATCGGTTACATATGCGCAGGAAAGATGAATCACCAGATTTCCCCACAGAAATGAAATATTCAGTGTGTTTAGGAGGGCTTCTTTCCTGCCAGTGGTCCTCCGTAAAAATGTGGTTTCTGGTCCCTTTCTTGATAACGCCTTTCAAAGGCTTTGGGGCCGCCTTTCCCTCTTATATTTCAGCTGGCTGCTTGTGGAAGTTGGAAAAGACCCTTTAACCGAGCTGGTCCTTACTCTAATCCAACAATTCCCTTTGCCCCCTAGCTGAGCACATTCGTTCCTCTAAAAGGAGCAAGACCACAAAACCGGAGCAGCCTGAATCACCCTACCCCTTTTCTTCTCTATAGTTCAGTGCCTCCCCCCACCATGaccaaaaaaggtaaaaaaattcACACTGGTTTCAAAAGCTAAATGCAGTTTTAACTGCTTTAATCAAGTTTTAGCCA
The nucleotide sequence above comes from Macaca thibetana thibetana isolate TM-01 chromosome 18, ASM2454274v1, whole genome shotgun sequence. Encoded proteins:
- the SKOR2 gene encoding SKI family transcriptional corepressor 2, yielding MASSPLPGPNDILLASPSSAFQPDALSQPRPGHANLKPNQVGQVILYGIPIVSLVIDGQERLCLAQISNTLLKNFSYNEIHNRRVALGITCVQCTPVQLEILRRAGAMPISSRRCGMITKREAERLCKSFLGENRPPKLPDNFAFDVSHECAWGCRGSFIPARYNSSRAKCIKCSYCNMYFSPNKFIFHSHRTPDAKYTQPDAANFNSWRRHLKLTDKSPQDELVFAWEDVKAMFNGGSRKRALPQPGAHPACHPLSSVKAAAVAAAAAVAGGGGLLGPHLLGAPPPPPPPPPPLAELAGAPHAHHKRPRFDDDEDSLQEAAVVAAASLSAAAASLSVAAASGGAGTGGGGAGGGCVAGVGVGVGAGAGAGAGAGAKGPRSYPVIPVPSKGSFGGVLQKFPGCGGLFPHPYTFPAAAAAFSLCHKKEDAGAAAEALGGAGAGGAGAAPKAGLSGLFWPAGRKDAFYPPFCMFWPPRTPGGLPVPTYLQPPPQPPSALGCALGESPALLRQAFLDLAEPGGAAGSAEAAPPSGQPPQVLANGPGSGPPPPAGGAGSRDALFESPPGGSGGDCSAGSTPPADSVAAAGAGAAAAGAGPAGSRVPAPHHPHLLEGRKAGGGSYHHSSAFRPVGGKDDAESLAKLHGASAGAPHSAQTHPHHHHHPHHHHHHHTPPQPPSPLLLLPPQPDEPGSERHHPAPPPPPPPPPPLAPHPHHRGLLSPAGTSCSYPSEDSSEDEDDEEEEQEVDVEGHKPPEGEEEEVESRDLDDDEEEDEETGVLLGDPLVGGGRFLHGRGQSEKGSSRDRAPAVAGAFPLGLNSSRLLQEDGKLGDPGSDLPPPPPPPLAPQKASGGGSSSPVSPVHHPSLEEQPSYKDSQKTKENNQVIVSTKDDNSFSDKNKEHSFFITDSDASGGDFWRERSGEHTQETNSPHSLKKDVENMGKEELQKVLFEQIDLRRRLEQEFQVLKGNTSFPVFNNFQDQMKRELAYREEMVQQLQIIPYAASLIRKEKLGAHLSKS